CGATGCCGTTCGGGAATCTCACGATCGGTGTGAATGGTGATTACCGCAAGTTTGACATGAAGGGTAGTGCCAATACGAAGGGCGCTTTTGATTTGGCAACGTCCCCCGTCAATGGTACGATTTATCACAACTTCAACCCGACGAGCGTGACCGGTGTCGCGCTGGCTGGCAGCGGTTTCCGGATCAACGGAGAGCGCATCACCAGCGGCGCCGACCTGTACTACGAGTTCTACCCGTTCTTCATCAGGGGTGAATACCACTACGCCTTGCAGGAGCGCGACAGTTTAAGCGGCACCGGCAATAACCTTGACGACCTCATCATGCAGGGTGGGTACGGGACGCTCGGCTTCTGGATCTTCGGCAACAAACTGAAGGGTCTGGTACTCGCCGGCCGCTACGAGCAGTTGCGGATCGATGACGATTCGGGCAAGTTTGATCCTGCCACCACCGGCGAGGTCGGTACCGATATTCGCGCCGTCACGACCGGTCTGACCTGGCATATCAACCCCAACATCTGGCTGCGAGGCAACTACGTGTACCACAACGTCAGCCCGCATCAGAATATCGCTGGAATGAGCAGCTCCTCCGGCGGTGGCGAGGCTCACCAGGGAATCGCTGAGTTCATGCTTAGATTCTAGTCGGAAGATTGTGGTAATTCAGCCGAAGCTCACCAGATGTTATACGTCTGGTGAGCTTCGGCATTTTATCGGAAGGGAGGGCATCCAGTCATGAAGTTCATCACATTAGCCAAGGTCAGTCCGGGGGCATGGTCCAGACTTGCAAACGATCTTCCTGCTTCCTGTTATGAGGGGATGAAGTCGGCGTATGTCACCTATGGCCAATACGATCTCATGATCGAATGGGAGGCCAAAGATATTGATACAGCGAATAAGATTATGAAGCATCTCGCGGGGTCAGGCCTCATCACATCGGAGACGTTAGTCGTCGCCTCTACTCTTCAGGAATTCGGCAAGATCTAGCTGATCCTTCCTCGCCTCCACAAGCAGCCGGATGCCATCCCGACATCCGGCTTTTAATTAGCTACGCTTTTCTCAGCTCTTCCGTCCCTCTCGGAATACGTCCCTGAATCCGATCGCGATGTTCCTTTCGTTTCGTTCCCCTCACAAAAGACCTCACACCATAAAACTGTTTGAAAACCCGGAAGGTTGGACTTGACAAATCCATAGGCTTGCTTTACGTTAGGCATATGTAGTTTGACATCGTGTATAAGGCGTGTAAGACGATATGCTTCAAGCAAAGTATGCGTTATCCCGCTCTCATGGCGTCTCTGAGGCTTGACGTGAAACTGCGGCACTGCGGCGGGATCGCACCAAGGAGGTCATTGCCGTGAAAACTCGCTACCTCAAGATTGCAGGTCTGGTCGCCCTGATCATCGTTGTCGCCGGCGTCGCTTTTTTCCCGTTCTACTGGAACCCAAAGAAATCTTCCACTCAAGTCATCTTCAGTGACTTCATGGATCTTGTAGAAACGGGTCAGATCGCCGGGACGGTCGTCTTCAATGAAGGCACCCATACCATCTATGCCCATGTCACAGCGGGGCAGCACCTTAGAACCATCTACAGCAAGGAGGCAACCGGACCCTTACAGGAACTGTTAAAGAAGAAGGGGATTCGCTTTGCAATCGAATCCGGCGGCGGCGGCTCAATCTGGCTCAGCCTCCTGTTCAACATGTTGCCGTTCCTCCTGATTATCGGCCTGTTCGTGATGATGGGCCGCCGATCGCAGATGGGAGGGGGCGGCGGCCCCATGTCGTTCGGGAAGTCTAAAGCCAAACTGCACGACGCGACGAAACCCAAGGTGACATTCGCGGACGTCGCCGGGGAGGAAGAGCCAAAGGAGGAGCTGCTGGAGGTCATCGAGTTCTTAAAGCACCCCCAAAAGTTCCAGGCGCTGCACGCCAAGATCCCCAGAGGACTGTTGCTGGTGGGCCCCCCAGGCTGCGGGAAGACGCTCCTCGCCAAGGCGGTCGCCGGGGAGGCCTCCGTCCCGTTCTTCTCACTCTCCGGTTCCGAGTTCGTGGAGGTCTTCGTGGGGGTGGGCGCCAGCCGCGTCCGCGACTTGTTTGAGCAGGCCAAGAAGAACGCCCCCTGCCTGGTCTTTATCGATGAGATCGATGCGGTGGGTCGCCACCGGGGGGCGGGCCTCGGCGGCGGGAACGATGAGCGCGAGCAGACATTGAATCAACTACTGGTCGCGATGGACGGCTTTGAGGCCAATAGCGGGATCATCGTAATCGCTGCCACCAATCGACCCGACATCCTCGATCCCGCGCTGCTGCGCCCTGGACGGTTTGATCGGCGTATCATCGTGGACAACCCGGACAGCAAAGGCCGCAAGGCAATCCTCCAGGTGCACCTGCGCGAGATACCGGTAGCCCCAGACGTCAATGTGGACGTGCTCGCCAAGCAGACCCCCGGCTTTTCCGGAGCAGACCTGGCCAGCGTGGTGAATGAGGGCGCGCTCCTCGCCGCCCGACGCGAGAAGAAGATGGTCAATATGGTCGACTTTGACGAGGCGGTCGAGCGCGTGATTGCGGGGCCCTTGCGCCGCAGTCGCGCCCTGACTCCGAAAGAGCGCGAGATGGTGGCCTACCATGAGGCCGGGCACGCTATCTTGCGCAAGCTTATTCCCCATGCAGATCCGCCACACAAAGTGACGATTATCTCGCGCGGGATGGCGCTTGGCTATGTGATGGGCGCCCCACCGGAGGACCGGTACACCCGCACGCGGTCAGAATTACTGGCGGAGGTTAGTGTCGCCATGGGGGGGCGGGTCGCGGAGGATCTCGTCTTTGGCGAGATTACCACCGGAGCTTCGAACGACTTTGAGCAGGCAACGAACATGGTCCGCCGGATGGTGACAAATTTCGGCATGTCGGATAAGCTCGGTCCCGTTACTCTTGGCAGGCAGGG
This DNA window, taken from Candidatus Methylomirabilis tolerans, encodes the following:
- a CDS encoding GYD domain-containing protein yields the protein MKFITLAKVSPGAWSRLANDLPASCYEGMKSAYVTYGQYDLMIEWEAKDIDTANKIMKHLAGSGLITSETLVVASTLQEFGKI
- the ftsH gene encoding ATP-dependent zinc metalloprotease FtsH; translated protein: MKTRYLKIAGLVALIIVVAGVAFFPFYWNPKKSSTQVIFSDFMDLVETGQIAGTVVFNEGTHTIYAHVTAGQHLRTIYSKEATGPLQELLKKKGIRFAIESGGGGSIWLSLLFNMLPFLLIIGLFVMMGRRSQMGGGGGPMSFGKSKAKLHDATKPKVTFADVAGEEEPKEELLEVIEFLKHPQKFQALHAKIPRGLLLVGPPGCGKTLLAKAVAGEASVPFFSLSGSEFVEVFVGVGASRVRDLFEQAKKNAPCLVFIDEIDAVGRHRGAGLGGGNDEREQTLNQLLVAMDGFEANSGIIVIAATNRPDILDPALLRPGRFDRRIIVDNPDSKGRKAILQVHLREIPVAPDVNVDVLAKQTPGFSGADLASVVNEGALLAARREKKMVNMVDFDEAVERVIAGPLRRSRALTPKEREMVAYHEAGHAILRKLIPHADPPHKVTIISRGMALGYVMGAPPEDRYTRTRSELLAEVSVAMGGRVAEDLVFGEITTGASNDFEQATNMVRRMVTNFGMSDKLGPVTLGRQGGPVFLGRDMIDSRNYSEEIAYQIDQEVRRLLDEAYQYAHRTIEANREKLNRVAKALIERETLYAEELDDVMAGKVVALEPSRPTASAGAEADIEAPTAATPDAPPVAPPATA